From the genome of Methylocystis bryophila, one region includes:
- a CDS encoding acetolactate synthase 3 large subunit: MSKEMTGAEMVVEALKDHGVDTLFGYPGGAVLPIYDVLFQQETVRHILVRHEQGAAHAAEGYARSSGKVGVLLVTSGPGATNTVTGLTDALMDSIPVVCITGQVPTHLIGSDAFQECDTVGITRHCTKHNYLVRSVDDLCRVLHEAFYVASSGRPGPVVIDIPKDVQFARGRYSPPHNVHHKTYQPQLDADMALIREAVAMMAAAKRPVFYTGGGVINSGPAASTLLRELVRLTGFPITSTLMGLGAYPASGEHWLGMLGMHGTFEANNAMHDCDLMIAIGARFDDRITGRLDAFSPGSKKIHVDIDRSSINKNVKVDLAIVGDCGHVLEAMVRLWRSEAMHAEQPPLEEWRNQIDVWRAKKSLAFRSSTTTIKPQYAVQRLYELTKGRDAYVTTEVGQHQMWAAQHYHFEEPNRWMTSGGLGTMGYGLPAAIGVQLAHPKSLVIDIAGEASILMCIQELSTAIQYRLPVKVFILNNEYMGMVRQWQELLHGGRYSHSYSEALPDFVKLAEAFGAKGIRCYEPKDLDAAILEMIDHDGPVLFDCVVEKSENCFPMIPSGKAHNDMLLADLSDDAGVDLGAIIDERGKMLV, translated from the coding sequence ATGTCCAAGGAGATGACCGGCGCCGAGATGGTCGTCGAGGCCCTCAAGGACCATGGGGTCGACACGCTGTTCGGCTATCCGGGCGGCGCCGTGCTGCCGATCTACGACGTGCTGTTCCAGCAAGAGACCGTGCGCCACATTTTGGTGCGTCATGAGCAGGGCGCCGCGCATGCGGCGGAGGGTTACGCGCGCTCTTCGGGCAAGGTCGGCGTCCTTCTGGTGACCTCGGGCCCCGGCGCGACGAATACCGTGACGGGCCTGACCGACGCGCTCATGGACAGCATTCCGGTCGTCTGCATCACGGGCCAGGTGCCGACGCATCTCATCGGATCGGACGCTTTCCAGGAATGCGACACAGTCGGCATCACCCGTCATTGCACGAAGCATAATTACCTCGTGCGTAGCGTCGACGACCTCTGCCGAGTGCTGCACGAGGCCTTCTACGTCGCCTCGAGCGGGCGTCCAGGGCCGGTGGTCATCGACATTCCCAAGGACGTGCAGTTCGCCCGGGGTCGCTATTCGCCGCCGCACAATGTCCACCACAAGACCTATCAGCCGCAGCTCGACGCCGACATGGCGCTCATCCGCGAGGCGGTCGCGATGATGGCCGCGGCAAAACGCCCGGTCTTCTATACCGGCGGCGGCGTGATCAACTCAGGCCCGGCGGCCTCGACGCTGCTGCGCGAGCTGGTCCGGCTCACGGGTTTTCCGATCACCTCCACCCTGATGGGCCTTGGCGCTTATCCCGCCTCGGGCGAGCACTGGCTCGGGATGCTCGGGATGCACGGGACCTTCGAGGCGAACAACGCCATGCATGATTGCGATCTGATGATCGCGATCGGCGCGCGCTTCGACGACCGCATCACCGGCCGGCTCGACGCCTTTTCGCCGGGATCCAAGAAGATACACGTCGACATCGATCGCTCCTCGATCAACAAAAACGTCAAGGTCGACCTCGCCATCGTCGGCGACTGCGGCCACGTGCTCGAGGCCATGGTGCGTCTGTGGCGTTCCGAAGCGATGCATGCGGAGCAGCCGCCGCTCGAAGAGTGGCGCAATCAGATCGACGTCTGGCGCGCTAAGAAATCGCTCGCCTTCCGCAGCTCGACGACGACGATCAAGCCGCAATATGCGGTGCAACGACTGTATGAGCTGACCAAGGGCCGAGACGCCTATGTGACGACCGAGGTCGGCCAGCATCAGATGTGGGCCGCGCAGCATTATCATTTCGAGGAGCCGAACCGCTGGATGACCTCTGGCGGGCTCGGCACGATGGGCTACGGCCTGCCGGCGGCGATCGGCGTCCAGCTCGCGCATCCTAAGTCGCTCGTCATCGACATCGCCGGCGAGGCTTCGATCCTGATGTGCATTCAGGAGCTGTCGACGGCGATCCAATACCGGCTGCCGGTGAAAGTGTTCATACTGAACAACGAATATATGGGCATGGTGCGCCAGTGGCAGGAGCTGTTGCATGGCGGGCGCTACTCGCACAGCTACTCGGAGGCTCTGCCCGATTTCGTCAAGCTCGCCGAAGCCTTCGGCGCGAAGGGCATCCGCTGCTACGAGCCCAAGGATCTCGACGCGGCGATTTTGGAGATGATCGACCATGACGGGCCGGTCCTCTTCGATTGCGTCGTCGAAAAGTCCGAGAACTGCTTTCCGATGATTCCTTCCGGGAAGGCGCATAACGACATGCTGCTCGCCGATCTTTCCGATGACGCCGGCGTGGATCTCGGCGCGATCATCGACGAGAGAGGGAAGATGCTTGTCTAA
- a CDS encoding nuclear transport factor 2 family protein: protein MSNLVSGADRGLETEAFAAEWIAAFNALDLERVLSHYAEDIVLVSPVAIERLGRDDGEVRGKTALRAYFATGVYPGSPLKFSLRNCYRGVASVVLEYDRHDGRRGAEFMELDEDGLIKRVVAHYVSTGSKDR, encoded by the coding sequence TTGTCTAACCTCGTCAGCGGCGCCGATCGAGGGTTGGAGACGGAGGCGTTCGCGGCGGAATGGATCGCCGCATTCAACGCCCTAGACCTCGAGCGCGTTTTGTCTCACTACGCCGAGGACATCGTCCTCGTCTCGCCTGTCGCGATCGAGCGGCTCGGCCGCGACGACGGAGAGGTGCGGGGGAAGACCGCGCTGCGCGCATATTTTGCGACGGGCGTCTATCCGGGGTCGCCGCTGAAATTCTCGCTGCGCAATTGTTATCGCGGCGTCGCGAGCGTCGTGCTCGAATACGACCGCCACGATGGGCGTCGCGGGGCGGAGTTTATGGAATTGGACGAAGATGGGCTTATAAAGCGCGTCGTCGCCCATTACGTCAGTACCGGCTCGAAGGACCGATAG
- the ilvN gene encoding acetolactate synthase small subunit produces MNAPASPPSPYSAATKLSNVEAHTLSVLVDNEPGVLARVVGLFSGRAYNIDSLTVAEVAHAEHLSRITIRTLGAPETIEQIRHQLERLVPVRKVTDLTLGGRSLERELSMVKVKGRGDDRTDALQLAEAFRARVVDATTESFIFELTGKPEKIDEFVDLMRPIGLVEVSRTGVAAISRGPDPI; encoded by the coding sequence ATGAACGCCCCCGCTTCTCCGCCATCTCCTTACTCTGCCGCGACCAAGCTCTCGAACGTCGAGGCGCACACGCTCTCCGTCCTCGTTGACAACGAGCCGGGGGTGCTCGCCCGCGTCGTTGGGCTGTTCTCGGGTCGCGCCTACAATATCGATAGCTTGACGGTCGCAGAGGTGGCGCATGCGGAGCATCTCTCCCGCATCACCATCCGGACCCTCGGCGCGCCTGAGACGATCGAGCAAATCCGCCATCAGCTCGAGCGCCTCGTGCCGGTGCGCAAGGTCACCGATCTGACCCTCGGCGGCCGTTCGCTCGAACGTGAGCTCTCTATGGTCAAGGTCAAGGGCAGGGGAGACGATCGGACTGACGCGCTCCAGCTTGCCGAGGCGTTTCGCGCCAGGGTTGTGGACGCAACGACCGAAAGCTTCATATTTGAGCTGACGGGAAAGCCGGAAAAGATCGACGAGTTTGTCGATTTGATGCGGCCCATTGGGCTCGTCGAGGTCTCGCGGACGGGAGTCGCGGCCATCTCGCGTGGGCCCGACCCCATTTGA